From the Tigriopus californicus strain San Diego chromosome 4, Tcal_SD_v2.1, whole genome shotgun sequence genome, the window GGCATAGGCGGAAGCGTAGTTAGCACTATAAGCAGGAGCGCTATAAGGAGTATAAGCGGCATAAGCAGAAGCGGTGTAAGGGACATAAGAGCCATAAGCATAAGCAGCCTCGGGCTCGGCCTCAGCCTCACGCTTGGCAACATGGAGGGATCCAGCGGTCTGAGCCACATATTGGCCCTTGGCGGCATAACCTTGAGGGGCTACGGCGTCGTTGGCGTAGGTCTTAAGTCCAGCTCCATAGAAGGGGGTGTTATAAGCAACGGCGGGGACGCCGGCGTATCCGTTATAAGCGGACACACCATAAGGGGTGTAGGCAGCGACGGGAGCTCCAGCGGCATAACCGTAATAAGGATATTGAGCATCAGCCTCAGCCTCGGCCTCGGCCTCACGCTTGTAGACGATATGTTCAACCTTTCCGTTCTTGGCAACATACTTGGGACCCTGGACCACAGGCACTACAGCGGCATGGTGGACGGGAGCGGCATAGGCCGAGTAATGGGCGGGTTGGAAAGCGGACACCAAAGGAGAGCCATAAGCTCCGGCATAGTAGCCAAAT encodes:
- the LOC131879093 gene encoding uncharacterized protein LOC131879093 encodes the protein MDRQISSIPITRSSRKQLLPKMKAFVILFAVAAAKAEAQFGYYAGAYGSPLVSAFQPAHYSAYAAPVHHAAVVPVVQGPKYVAKNGKVEHIVYKREAEAEAEADAQYPYYGYAAGAPVAAYTPYGVSAYNGYAGVPAVAYNTPFYGAGLKTYANDAVAPQGYAAKGQYVAQTAGSLHVAKREAEAEPEAAYAYGSYVPYTASAYAAYTPYSAPAYSANYASAYASPVAYTTGYPYATGFLG